The following proteins are encoded in a genomic region of Oncorhynchus masou masou isolate Uvic2021 chromosome 32, UVic_Omas_1.1, whole genome shotgun sequence:
- the LOC135526945 gene encoding protein LBH-like has protein sequence MTEVMNTQEPVIKDFSVAGAASGDQGISFQIFPDTHERNPKLSKRLPSIVVEPSDGGNVESGELRWPPMDPNSVEAPGGMQPHKHTPLQTTQDQAADEDLNHGVPDSSEVVYGAVVEESN, from the exons ATGACTGAGGTGATGAACACACAGGAACCTGTGATAAAGGACTTCAGTGTAGCTGGAGCAGCATCAGGGGATCAGGGCATATCCTTTCAG ATTTTCCCAGATACCCATGAGCGGAATCCCAAGCTGTCCAAGAGACTTCCCTCTATTGTGGTGGAGCCGTCTGATGGGGGCAATGTGGAAAGCGGGGAGCTCCGCTGGCCCCCTATGGATCCCAACTCTGTAGAGGCCCCAGGCGGGATGCAGCCCCACAAACACACTCCTCTTCAGACCACACAGGACCAGGCCGCAG ATGAAGATCTGAATCACGGGGTGCCGGACAGCAGTGAAGTGGTGTATGGGGCCGTAGTGGAGGAATCTAACTGA